A single Osmerus mordax isolate fOsmMor3 chromosome 7, fOsmMor3.pri, whole genome shotgun sequence DNA region contains:
- the LOC136945707 gene encoding uncharacterized protein: METTVVVLALLCGCLCWTQAQGDTVDGVIGNDIPQEVLEMRTQGARSQQTCQPDIHTVLREMSAMLAEQRVEMTHLKKENDAQKLQLRAMEEKTKNEFEAQKLQLRAMEEKTKNEFEAQAADLTSTVGQVEALKRNNQAQAEVLDSIRTRSNITEGQVEALKRTNQVRQVAFSASLLASGSGTLGPFNIHTNLIFRHVVTNIGKAYNPDTGFFIAPVRGAYQFQFYVSAHGQSSHASGAILVRNGQHIFVSWEHQPSGYGTSSNGASLLLEEGDVVFLKLYVNTRIFDNENNISTFSGHLLFTM, translated from the exons ATGGAGACCACTGTGGTTGTGCTGGCGTTGCTGTGCGGCTGTCTGTGTTGGACACAGGCTCAGGGAGACACTGTAGATGGAGTCATTGGGAATGACATCCCTCAAGAGGTTCTGGAGATGAGGACCCAGGGAGCGCGCTCCCAACAGACCTGTCAGCCTGACATCCATACCGTGCTGAGAGAGATGAGCGCTATGCTGGCCGAGCAGAGAGTCGAGATGACACATTTGAAGAAAGAAAATGATG CACAGAAACTTCAGCTGAGGGCGATGGAGGAAAAGACAAAGAACGAGTTTGAAG CACAGAAACTTCAGCTGAGGGCGATGGAGGAAAAGACAAAGAACGAGTTTGAAG CACAAGCAGCAGACCTGACCTCCACTGTAGGCCAGGTGGAAGCTCTGAAGAGGAACAACCAAG CACAAGCAGAAGTCCTTGACTCCATTAGAACCAGGTCAAACATCACTGAAGGCCAGGTGGAAGCTCTGAAGAGGACCAACCAAG TCAGACAGGTGGCGTTCTCAGCCTCCCTTTTGGCCTCTGGCTCTGGAACCCTGGGACCCTTCAACATCCACACCAATCTGATCTTCAGACACGTTGTCACCAACATAGGCAAAGCTTACAACCCAGACACAG GTTTCTTTATTGCACCAGTAAGAGGGGCCTACCAGTTTCAGTTCTACGTTAGTGCACATGGGCAGTCTTCACATGCCTCGGGTGCAATCTTGGTGAGGAATGGACAACATATATTTGTTTCCTGGGAGCACCAACCTTCTGGTTATGGGACTTCCTCTAATGGAGCCTCACTACTGCTGGAGGAAGGAGATGTTGTCTTCCTTAAACTGTATGTCAACACAAGGATATTTGATAATGAGAACAACATCAGCACCTTTAGTGGTCACCTGCTTTTCACCATGTGA